The Erigeron canadensis isolate Cc75 chromosome 1, C_canadensis_v1, whole genome shotgun sequence genome segment aaaatattgaggCCTTAAAAATTTGAGGGCCTAAAGCGATCGCCTAATCTCGTACtactgttgagccacctctgCATAGGAAGTTTATATATGCTTAAGcacttttttagttttattacttACATAAGCTCCTCTGCTAACAAGAAgccatataacatatataacatatgtAGCAATGAATGCATGGATGcatatataattcatatataGAGATCGATTTGCCAAAAAAATTAAGGTCAAATAGGGTCGGATAATGACTCATCTAACTCATCCGTAGGCTCGAATAATGACTTAACTAATTAATCCTCATCGCCTATACTCCATATATCATCATTACATTCACTCGGTGTGACACCTTATTTCACCCACAAAGTGAAACCATGACGGCATGACTAACTTAAGGCCATTGATATATTACTGCCTATTTCTTACTTTTTTGATGCTAGATTACAAGCATGAAAAATAAGTTTACAACCAATCCATCAAGCGAATGTAAATCATCATAAAACGGAAAAGGTAATTAAGCTATagccaaaaacttatcaacatGACAAAAGAAAATGTATAAACTTGGCTTCCAAATTAAAAACATAGTATTGTTTGGAATTAGGTGAATATTTGGGTTTTTGAACGACATTAGGTGAAAATTTGTCACTTTTTAACCTATTTTAGACATAAGTAGTTACTAGTTTTTGTCAATGATATACTTATTATTTAGCTCGCCTGTGTTTATAATGTTTATATGAGATGATTACAACAAACTAAATcatgtcaaaattaaaactaagaAAAATAAGATATCGATATTTAAAATTATGTTGTGAGTTAAACATGATTAATTAAAGTAATCAGTTAATGTTGGGGTCtcatatttttacattaattaaatttattgtgGTTTAAAAAGTGGGGTTTCAATGAAATAATATTCTTCATTAAGCTAACACACCCCGTACATCTGACGCACCAAGGCTCGTGCATGGGACTAGGTCAAGAGCGATAAGGTACACTTCACATTATTGGtatatcaaaattgatttttcattattataaagaaGAATGATGGTAACAGCCTTAAAGGTTATCATTAGtattttacaaaaattaatactttataGAATTTCACATAAccaaatacaaattttataatGATCCAAATAGTCAATAGGTAGATtgtctaaaataaataattaaatacgagcatggtacccgcacaatgtggCGGTAGTAGTGAGAAAGGCGGTCTGTTTTATTAGGGATTTTAGGTAGTTacgtaaaataaaaaacaaaaacaaaaaagtccaaggTCAAATAAGATATTTCAAagacataaatatttaataaagagAAATTTGATTTATTTGGGAATAAAGATAGTCCAACTCCAAAAGTTACCTTAAACTTCTTTTTCGAAAAGTTaccttaaactttttttttcgaAAAGTTACCTTAAACAACTTCTTAGAATCCTAACGTTAATTACACAATACACATtccatttttaaaatctttccaAATATGGGCCAAAAcccaaccttttttttattatgggCTATTATTTGTTAAGCAAAAACAACTCACTTGAGAAACCCTTGTCTTGTATTCCCTTTTCATTCCCCCACACCTTCCTTCCTTCCGTTTCTATTTTTCAACTAATACATTTACTAgcattaaaattatattaattaaatttaataaaatcagaaagaaaaaaaaaatacttacaaAATTACACCTATTTCCTTTTGCAACTTTCCACATTCATAAACCCTagtttacatatttatattttttatttatttttatttttattattgttatgcttacttaacaaatatatatttatttgacgaaattaaatcaaatttttattattcCGATGACCGCCGATTCCTCTACCGTCGCCGCCGCCATTACTCATTCCGGCGATGACGGCGGTGTTAAAAGCCCAACATCCGCCGTCACCAGAAGAAGTTTACCCGTTCCGTGGGCCCAAGCTGTTCGTGGGTCGGATTCGGTTCCGGGTATTTCTGATCCGGCACCGCCTCCGGAGACTCCGCCGGAAAACAATGCCGCCGGTGGCTTAAAAAAGTCTGCTTGGAATAAACCTTCTGCAATTAATGGTGTTATTGATGGAAATAGTGAGCCTCTTATGGGGGCTGCTTCTTGGCCTGCTTTATCTGAATCGACCCGACCCGGATTCAAGCTGCCCGAATCTTCATCTAAACCCGCATCCGATGGATCCGTTTCGGTTTGTTTTTActgttttatttatacttatttATACAACAATGTGGCTgcattattaatttgttatattttagtagggttttttattattagatatatgtttgtatatatatatatcttaaatagGCACTCATACATCTTCAAAATTTAACATGCACAAATTTGATGCAAATGCACCTGAGATAGATGCATAAAATAAAAGGTGtgatttttttagattttaatgCTTCAAAGTGTTAATAAATACTCAAATAATGAGTAAATTGATAAATTCTGAGTGTTTTTAACTTTCTTATTTGAAAAAGGTGAATTAAACACCAACTTTGTGTTTGTATATGTAGATGtgctatgtatatatatgtatctgtttatgtttattatatgcACGTGTATGTGTGCGTATATATTGAACGGAATTAATAGTAAAGTGGAGTTATTGACTGTTTTCAGGCACCTGTAGTACTGCAACAACAAACAAAACAGGCTAAAAGTAATGCAAACTCTCATCACACtaattcaaaccatatgaatcAGCGAAACCGATCAATGAAACGAGCAGGGGCTGCTGGTGGGGCTGGTACTGGTAATGGTAATACTGGTGGTGCTGGTACGGGTAATGTTGGTGGTGCTGGTACGGGTAATGTTGGTAGTGTTGGTGGCACATCTGCAGGCTATATAAGGCCgctaccgccaccaccaccaccaatgcCGCCCCCGTTTCCACTTTTTGACGTGTATGGTAATTTggtaccaccaccaccaccacctccgttTAAGGGGAATACTTGGTCCCCTAGATCAGTTGGAGTTGTTGGGCAGGATCAGTCTTTGAATAGGAATCCAGCCCGGAGGAATAATAACTTTGGTCCTAGGCCGGTGAACAATGGTGGAAGGCGTGATCATCATGACCGTGATTGGAGGGGTCCTAGAAGTCATCAAATGGGAGTGGgcccaccacctccaccaccagttaGGGGATTTATTCGACCTCATCCAGGCCCTGCTTCTTTTATTCCTCATCAGCCTATAAGACCGTATGGCCCCCCAATGGGTTATGGTGAGTGGTTAAGTGACCCACTTCTTGATGTTTGTTAATTAAGTTTTGATCGTAATCTGTTAATTTTATTCAGATATAGGTGCATCATATGTATATCTGCCTACATTAGCTCCAGAGCCATTTAGGGGTGTGCCTCCTCTGCCTCCCCCTGGAACATCGGGTTCTATGTTTATGCCTCGTATGGATTCTTCTTTCGAGGATCCAATACTTAAGCAGATTGAATATTATTTCAGGTAAGTTTTAACTTCTTTAAAGTAGTAGCTGGACTTTGTTCTTAATTGTTGGCTTATGCAATTCTTTTGTTAATCACAGTGATGACAACTTGGTGAAAGATAACTTTTTGAGGTCACACATGGATGATGAAGGATGGGTACCTATCTCATTAATAGCTGGTTTTCGTCGAGTAAGTAATATTCTTACGTTTTCTTGTGTAAGTAGGAACTCTATCCTCTATTACATAATACATATTGTTTTGCTTGTAAGTGCTGTACTTGATGTTTATTTGCTTATTATATGCCGCCATAGTTCTCAAGGAAAATTTCAGGAACAACCATCAGAGTTTagattttgttttacttttattattcatcacaaaatcacaaatgttcAACCATCAGAGTTATGATTTGCTATGATTTTTCTGAACCGTCCTTTTGTTAAACTACCAATAGTTATATGCGTATCTTTTTATTCAATACATATGTGCTATAAAATATACTAGTATATTAGTAGTAGCTACGATTTGCTATGTTTTTTTGTTAGCTAAAGCAGGGAACACCTTATTCTAGTGCAATCAAGGAtgattttatgttgttttatcAGTTATTTTTCTTACCTTAGGCTTGCAGTATTTTCAGATACTTACCATGTTACTGAAATTCaaagaaattttatttatatgtggAAGAAGTTCAGAAACTGGTGGAAGTTAGGTGTGATAAGCCTGATAAGGaggtttttgctagaaattcTTCGCTATTCTATTCATTTCATTGTCAAGAACTCAAGATTGATATATGAACTAGAATTGTGCTTGCTATTTGTCTAATATTTTACCTGATTAAAGTTTCTATAAATTTGACAAAAAGTTAGGTTTCTGTAGTAACAAGTTAGGTAACATCAATgccttttctttcttcattttgaTATTTCATATTTGGTTGAACGGTTTGTTTGTACTGTTAATGTTGGTTCATGGGGTTTTTCAGGTTCAACTTTTGACGAATGACATCCAAATGATTACAAAATCTTTGAGAGATTCAACTACTCTTGAAATTCAGGTGCCTTTCCACGCATGAACAAATATGCTATGATATGCTATTTTTGGTCTTTGAAGTTTAAACATGTTGGTGGTCTTATTCTGCTCATAATCTACATAACTATCTTCAAATGTGGTTTATACTTTCGCAGGGTGACAAGTTGAGGAGACGTACTGATTGGAAAAGATGGGTACAATCTTCCAACAAGAGTCAAGGGGATACATCGTCACATGAAGCAAATGAGAATTCTGTGGAAGAAACTTCATTGCAGAATCTCACACTGGAAGACGGGCCTAGTAATGAAAAAGAAGTCGCGGGATCAGATTCTTCAAATCTTGTTAATGGGGAAGTCACTAGCGGGGAACCTTGTTTCTAAAGTCCAATGCTCATCCAAGAAGTCAAAGTCAATACCTTTGACCCGTGCCGGATTTTTGCAGTTTCCAGTACATAGGAGAGCTTTGGATGCTTGATTAATGAGGCTGATGGTTTTGTATATATGCTGCTGATGATTCTGTGGCATTTAGCTAGTTTTTGCTGATTTATCATGGCTGGCTGGAAGATAGGATCCCGAGTTTTTGGTACTTTTGGGAGATCGAAGACTAACTATTTTTTGATGATCTAAATCTTTATGGCTTGAATTCTTACATGTCTTTCAAAGTGCTAGCTTTATACCCTATTCTGGAATGGGTACACATTTATGATACATTGACTTGTTTGACTAGTGCGACACTGTAGGGTATTCTTTTAGTGACTGGTTTTGTTCTTAGTTTGGGTTTGTGTTATGTTTGTGTAGATATTATATCGCTTTTGGTTGCATTTGTAACCATGGAAGGCTGACCCTTTGCTCTGAACGCAGTATTGCATAAGATTTCTGAGTGTATGCCATTCAAAGCAACTTTTTGGCTCTTCTATTGGTCCTTTTGGATCCATGCTACCAGCTCATTTGCTTATCATTTATGCAAACTGTACATAAAAAAGTGTTCTAGTAGATCAAATGTAGTAACAAAACTATCAGTAGAGAATTCCTCTAAACAAAAGGCATAACTTTTCCAATCAATTGCAAGAGCTTTGCAATGAAAACAAGCACACTTTTGTTATATTTCAACCTTGTTTTAAGCTTTTTAGATCATTTATTATCTGGGAGGACCATTTAAGAAAGAACAATCATCTAAAATCTATCAATAGGTGCAAGGCTTTATCATACAGATAACTTTCTTATAAAAGACATCTCCATGTATCTATTATGTCTGTCCGGAGCCTCTGAAAATGTAAATCATCTTTTTTGTCAAGTGTTGTCTCCAAATGTTTAGTAATATTCTATGCCTTACACTAACCAAAACTCCAAAAGTATAATTGTTGACACTGGTTAAACTTTTCTTGAATATTAGCTATAAATTCGTCTACATAGCATATGTTGATCATGTTGGAAGAATATGAGCCAAAGTTTCTAAAAACTCTCCTAAAAAAAGATGGGAGTTACATTTATGCAATTAAAAAGACCAACTAGACTTCACAGTTAATGCTGGAAATTGAGTTGAACCATCTATCACATACACAAGTGAAGGGTGTACCGAAAACTTATCCCCAAACATTATCTTTGAAAATGCTTCAACTTCATAATGATCCCAATTTTTCGACCCACCCAACCTCAACCCCCACCCAAAATCATCTTCAGGAAGATCAGATATCGACACACCCCAATGTAGATTTCTAGCGCCAGAGTTGTTCATCTCAATCCACCCTCCTACTCTTGTGCTTGCATCAAGATTCGACTCAAGAACCAAAGCAGTAGACCCAAACGAACCATCAAGTGCGTCCACATCACTTTTACGGTATCTAAACATACCAATTGGTAAAGCTATTGGACCAAGAGATATATCACTTGAAATTTTGGGTATTTTGTGCAGACCCAAAAGCAAGAGTTTAGTACTTCCTGATAGTTGGCATGCAACTTGACCGAAAGTGCTTAAACAATGAGTCGCCCGTGAATTATCAATTTGAGTTCCCATAAAAGATACAAACTGAGCCAATGAAACAATAACATTAGATCTTTTCACCGTTAAGTTAATTCCACTACCAATGTGTTGGTTAAGTATTGGAGGTCCACCAACTAAGGGACCCGTAAGGCCAACATCGTTGCATTTAGCTCCCAATGGAGCAGCAGTTAACGCGCACCGGTCATTAATATTTGTAGCATAAAGCACTTTAGCTAGTGAAAGTGGACTAGATAAAGCATCAAGTTGCCCTTTGTCACTTGCTACAAACTCTGCTGTAAGAGAATCATCTTCCTGAATGGTAGTTTGGAAAGTGAACCGGGAATTTATACCAGTTTTGATTCCGGTTCGACGAATGGCATCTTGATTATCTTCATGAATTCTATCGATCATTAACAGCATCCCCAATAATTCTACCTCTCCTCTTACAGAGGTGCTGGCTTCTTGAAATGGACTTACTTTAGATGACTTGAAGGAAAGTAACCGCTCCACTTTGTCCTGTCTGTCCCTGAGTTTCATGATATCAGAAAATGCCTCTCGTTGCAACCTCTTCAAGATTTGAATctgaaaaacatattactaagGTTGATCACAAGAAATGATACTTTCTGCTATCTACTTAATCAAGAGTCTGGTACAGGTAATGCCATGTTATACCAGTCAAAGAGTAAAATCACACAAATACCATAAAGAAAACGAGTCGGGAGTCATCtaaagtgtatttttaatacataaaagcATCCAAATTATTTAATCCAAAAACTCGAAATATTACTGAAATATCATAAACAAGATagatattactcgtataaaaatcaagaaactTGGACAGAGGTGAAAACATTACTGATTCTGACCCATTACTCGCACATTTTTCCCACCTATATAAATAGCAATCCATTAGTCCAAGAATTGCCCCATTTCATATCTAATATGCAGCACATATATGACTTGAAGTTCGATACTATGTGTCCTCACGAAAATCATCGTGATGTCGAATCTCAATTTGGTCAGCCAGGTGGGTTTTAATCTAAATTTTGAGTCATACGCAATTCTTCTGTGATAGAAAGAGTCTTACTATGAGTTTGTTATTGCAATGTAATGATTTGTTAAAGCATACAACATAAAATGGTGAAACAAAATATTGTAATTAATCTTATTACTTCATATGCCAATTACACACTTCTCCACATTAATAATCTACTAGttttgtacccgcgcgatgcggtgGGGCATAGGAAAAAAATGCTGGTTAATTAGCGGTACCCGCGTGATTACCAGATCACCGTACctatggctatgtgtgttttagacggCGGAGACTTTTTGATATTTCAGGATTAAAgtgtttggtggtagtgtaaattaaaagggtaaaatagagaatttaaaggtagagtgtttaatttggagatgggtagtttgtttatatatggagtATAGATTCTCTAAGAGTAAACAAGCCAGTCAGGTTTCAACCCAAATAGTTAAGTAAAGATCAACTAGCCCACAAAGCTGTGACTCTTTTATGGCAGAAATGGTACTATAAAATAGCAAC includes the following:
- the LOC122606259 gene encoding la-related protein 1B-like isoform X2, which codes for MTADSSTVAAAITHSGDDGGVKSPTSAVTRRSLPVPWAQAVRGSDSVPGISDPAPPPETPPENNAAGGLKKSAWNKPSAINGVIDGNSEPLMGAASWPALSESTRPGFKLPESSSKPASDGSVSAPVVLQQQTKQAKSNANSHHTNSNHMNQRNRSMKRAGAAGGAGTGNGNTGGAGTGNVGGAGTGNVGSVGGTSAGYIRPLPPPPPPMPPPFPLFDVYGNLVPPPPPPPFKGNTWSPRSVGVVGQDQSLNRNPARRNNNFGPRPVNNGGRRDHHDRDWRGPRSHQMGVGPPPPPPVRGFIRPHPGPASFIPHQPIRPYGPPMGYGASYVYLPTLAPEPFRGVPPLPPPGTSGSMFMPRMDSSFEDPILKQIEYYFSDDNLVKDNFLRSHMDDEGWVPISLIAGFRRVQLLTNDIQMITKSLRDSTTLEIQGDKLRRRTDWKRWVQSSNKSQGDTSSHEANENSVEETSLQNLTLEDGPSNEKEVAGSDSSNLVNGEVTSGEPCF
- the LOC122606259 gene encoding la-related protein 1B-like isoform X1, which encodes MTADSSTVAAAITHSGDDGGVKSPTSAVTRRSLPVPWAQAVRGSDSVPGISDPAPPPETPPENNAAGGLKKSAWNKPSAINGVIDGNSEPLMGAASWPALSESTRPGFKLPESSSKPASDGSVSAPVVLQQQTKQAKSNANSHHTNSNHMNQRNRSMKRAGAAGGAGTGNGNTGGAGTGNVGGAGTGNVGSVGGTSAGYIRPLPPPPPPMPPPFPLFDVYGNLVPPPPPPPFKGNTWSPRSVGVVGQDQSLNRNPARRNNNFGPRPVNNGGRRDHHDRDWRGPRSHQMGVGPPPPPPVRGFIRPHPGPASFIPHQPIRPYGPPMGYDIGASYVYLPTLAPEPFRGVPPLPPPGTSGSMFMPRMDSSFEDPILKQIEYYFSDDNLVKDNFLRSHMDDEGWVPISLIAGFRRVQLLTNDIQMITKSLRDSTTLEIQGDKLRRRTDWKRWVQSSNKSQGDTSSHEANENSVEETSLQNLTLEDGPSNEKEVAGSDSSNLVNGEVTSGEPCF
- the LOC122585113 gene encoding uncharacterized protein LOC122585113 → MVSDKIEPITLAITSKLKALSKSTQDFTNNILDNLSLSKRRHPIQILKRLQREAFSDIMKLRDRQDKVERLLSFKSSKVSPFQEASTSVRGEVELLGMLLMIDRIHEDNQDAIRRTGIKTGINSRFTFQTTIQEDDSLTAEFVASDKGQLDALSSPLSLAKVLYATNINDRCALTAAPLGAKCNDVGLTGPLVGGPPILNQHIGSGINLTVKRSNVIVSLAQFVSFMGTQIDNSRATHCLSTFGQVACQLSGSTKLLLLGLHKIPKISSDISLGPIALPIGMFRYRKSDVDALDGSFGSTALVLESNLDASTRVGGWIEMNNSGARNLHWGVSISDLPEDDFGWGLRLGGSKNWDHYEVEAFSKIMFGDKFSVHPSLVYVIDGSTQFPALTVKSSWSF